In the Prionailurus viverrinus isolate Anna chromosome A3, UM_Priviv_1.0, whole genome shotgun sequence genome, TTGTGTATTGCGTCCTTTTGTAACGTGAGCAGATGAAAATCATGTAACGGTGAAAGCTGTCTCGTCGTGCCGACGTTTATGGCAACTTCGGCAAATTAATTTGAACTGTGAAAGTTCCCTCATGAGACGGCGTCCTCCTGGAACCGAGAAGGACACCGGCCAGCCCGGTGCTGCCTCCTTCCTGCATGCGAATGGCTGCCCAGCGCACCGCGCCGTGTGCCCTTTCTGAAAGAGCAGAGGCCACAGAGCATTTTCAGAAGGTGATGACTGACTGAAAGTGAAAAGGGCATTTTGAAATAGCCTTTACAAGGGAAACCGAAGACAGTGATTCATGAATTCCCAGAACCCAGCACTAAGAGGGAACCGACAGTGTAACCGTGTATGTTAAAAGCCAGCTGTGCAGCAGTAAAGAGCAGAGGTTTGGAGTTGGTGGGTCTTGCTTGCTTGGGGGTGTCTTTGGCCAGGTGTCTCAGTGGATCAGGCACTGCCACTCGTTCTggtccttcccttttccctttgcgGCTAGTACTCTGACAGGCACACACGAGGTCTGCACTATTCGCTAGTGGATGCTGACTCACATTTTGCCTCGGCTGCGGAGCTCCCCACGCACCAATTAGTCACCTGGCTTTTCCGGAGGCCAGCAAGTACCAGGAGGTAGGGTGCTGGGCAGAGTGCATGGCAGAGAAGCCGAGGTAAGACACCTGGCGAGGATGCCGGGCAAGGGCTCCCGGGTGCCGCTGGGCGGCCCGAGGGGGTCGAAGGCGAGCGTGGGCTGCAGAGGCCGCCCACGAGACCCAGGCGGGGGGGTCTCGATGCCTGGCACGGGGCCGTGCGCCCAGGAACGGCCCAAAGGGAGCAATTCCCCCACGAATTCGCTTTGCTATTTCAAACCAGCTAATAGAGGGTGGGTGCACTGAACGTCGGAGTCTGGAAGGTCAGCAGATGCCGGCGGAAGGCCCTGAGGTCCCTGCGGTCGCGCGGCCCCGGGGCGCCCCGGCGAGAGGGGGGCTCCCTGCGGCCGCCGCTCACACGGCCCCGCCAGGTGCCCGGGGCCCGTCTTCCGGTTccatctctgcctcccccacGACGTCTCCGTCTTCCTCGGGAACCGCTCTGGCGTCTTGAAGCTGCTGGTACTCGGACACCAGGTCGTGGATGTCGCTCTCGGCCTCGGCAAACTCGCCGACGTCCATGCCCTCGCAGGTGTACCAGTGCACGAACGCCCTCCTCCGGAACATGGCCGAGAAGTGCTCGGACACGCGGCCGAACAGCTCCTGCACCGCCGTGCTGTTGCCCACGAAGGTGGCGGCCATGCCGAGCCCCGGCGGCGGGATGTCGCAGACGGCCACCTTGACGTTGTTGGGGATCCAGTCCACGAAGCAGGCGCTGTGGCGCGTCTGCACGGCGAGCATCTGCTCGTCCACTTCCTTGGTGGACATGCGCCCGCGGAAGAAGCAGGCCACCGTCAGGTAGCGGCCGCGGCGCGGGTCGCAGGCGGCCATGGCGTTGCGCGCGTCGAACACCTGCTGCGTGAGCTCGGCCACCGTGAGCGCGCGGTACTGGCGGCCGTCGCGGCTGGTGAGCGGCGCGAAGCCGGGCGTGAAAAAGTGCAGGCGCGGGAAGGGCACCATGTTCACGGCCAGCTTGCGCAGGTCGGCGTTGAGCTGGCCCGGGAAGCGCAGGGACGTGGTGACGCCGCTCATGGTCAGGGACACCAGGTGGTTGAGGTCGCCGTAGCTGGGCGCGGCCAGCTTGAGCGTGCGGAAGCAGATGTCGTACAGGGCCTCGTTGTCGATGCAGAAGCAGGCGTCGGCGTGCCGCGCCAGCTGCCGCAGGGACAGCACGGCGTTGTAGGGCTCCACCACCGTGTCCGACACCTTGGGCGACGGCAGGACGCTGAAGGCGTTCAGGATGCGGTCGGGGAAGTCCTCGCGGATCCGGCTCAGCAGCAGCGTGCCCATGCCCGCGCCCGTGCCGCCGCCCAGCGAGTGCACCAGCTGGAAGCCTTGCAGGCAGTCGCAGGCCTCGCTGGCGCTGCGCACGGCGTCCAGCACGCTCTCGGCCAGCTCGGCGCCCTCCGTGTAGTGGCCCTTGGCCCAGTTGTTGCCGGCCCCAGAGTTACCTGTgcggaagggggcggggggggggggaggaggccgGTTACCTGGCCcccagggggagggggacggggcgCCCGCCAGGGGGCACCCTCACGGGTCCCGGAGGCCTTGCAGGAAAACCTACCGTAGATGAAGCCGTCCGGGTGAAAGAGGGCTCCCAGTTGGCTGGAGCGGATGCTGTCCATCGTCCCCGGCTCCAGATCCACCAGCAGGGCCCGCGGCACGTACTTCCCACCTGTGGAGGAAGGTCGGAAGAAGTGGGCAGACACCCGCGTTTCTAGAAGTTAACGTTCGGTCAAAATAGAACCCTGTGACACCGGCCAAAGGAAATGGCATTCTTCTAGAAGGTGTCTCTGGCAGAAAGACATTTGAAATAACGTCCTTGATGCCTACGGCGAGGGCACACATCTCTCAAATACCTCAGAACTGCTTTTCCCATCGTGCTCTCTTTTGCCGTCTCGCCAACCACAGAGATGCTGTCCCTCGTGGAAGGGACTccggtttttatttaaaaactaaaaaggaaacttGGTGCTTAACCTGCTGGTGTTGAGAcgtgcccttcccccctcccccgctaccccccccccccccccgcacctcccCCCCAGTGACTTCTTCCCGGGTCCTTGCCCTGCACAAGGCCTGGGGACCTGTCACCCTCGGGATCCTGCTGCTCTGCCCAGACCTTGCTGCGACCGTGCACCTGGGGCTGGTGACCACGGCCACCCGTGCACAGTGTCCTACCGTGGGCCTCGTTGTAGTACACGCTGATCCTCTCCAGCTGCAAGGCACAGTCACCAAAGTAGCCCCCCGCCGCGTCGATCCCATGCTCCTTGCCAATCACCTCCCAGAACTGAAAACGGCAGGAGGGGAGGTCAGTGTACGGAGGGACCCCAAGAAAGGTCCAGAGAGGCACCCGTGAGCCAGCAGATTGGCCAGAGACGGACAGTGAGCGCCCTTGGGCCTGCTTGGTGGGGTCTGTCTGGCCGCCCTTTCTCTCCCCGGATGTTTTTGGGCCCGTTTTATGCCCGCTCCACCACTGTATAATTTCCTCTTGCCCCCACTAAACAGGAGTATGAAGACTGTGTTTTCTCCCCACCCGAACCCCTTACATAAAATGCcaacacataaaatattaaaatggatttTGCTCCTATTAAGTGGAGGCCATTGTATACATTAAAGCTGTTAATTTACAATTTCACATCCGACAGTGAGTGTATCTCTAATTTCACCGTATAGTGCTTCAAGCTAGTAAAGTATAGATCCcattaaatgaaaatagactgAATTCTTATCTGATTTCACAGTAATATCTCCTTTCACTTGGGGATTTATTTTCATGCAGTGTTCCCAAAAAGCCCATAACTAGGACATCTAGGCATGGTTTTTAGCAATGTGCATTCTTCATGATCAGGTATGCATACAATTCAAAATTACGTACAGCTCTTGTAACTGTTTGAAACATATGACAATTTCAATCACATATACAGTATTTATTCATATAGGAACGCGCACAGCTCTTAATATGGAAACAGTTACTGAAATGGCCCCTTTCATTGCCCTGGAGAAGCACATATGtgcaatgaaaatatattcatttatgttaAAATCCTCAAGGGTGTTTTCCCAGCCATGTCTTATAAGCGATGGCTCTGCTCGGGCCTTGGTCTCATTAACCAGACTCTATTTCATAGTAAATTACCTGCACTGTTCTGGgtctgaaagaataaataaatttaagtctCTTACAGTTCTTATGACCCCAAGTAATCAGTAGTCGGTGCGGCTGGAACTGCCAGACAACGTGATTGTGGAGTAGGTGCTCAGACCCTATCGGGACCCCGCAATTCCTCTCCCGAGCCTCCCTCCGGATTATCTCCCCATTTCAGAGCAGTGGGGCTGGGCCTCCCACCTCTCCGCGTGCTTGACTCAGGAACAGCTCATCGCTGTGGCATGGGAAGGTGGCAACTCCTTTCCAAGCAGTGATATTCTTTGCCCCAGGTTTTAAACACCCACGTTAGAAGACTTTCATTTTTCGTAGCTGCATTACTCGCCATAGCCAAAAGTTGGAAACGACCCGTGAGTCCGTCGACGGATAACCGGAGGAACCAAACGTGGTGTATCCACGCAATGGACTATTattcggccttaaaaaggaaggcgATTCTGACACCGGCTTCAACGTGGTTGAACCCTGAAGACGTTATGCTGAGacaaataagccagacacagaagggcaGATACTGTGTGATGTCACTTTTGTGAGGTCCCGAGAAGAGTTCaaattcttagagacagaaagtggaagggtgggtgccaggggctggggaagggggtgtgggggATTAGTATTTACTGGGGAccgagtttcagttttgcaaacgGAAAAGCACTTTGGAGATTAGATGCACAACAcggtgaatatacttaacactattgaactgtgcacttaaaaatggttaagatggatggggcgcctgggtggctcagtcggttaactgtctgactcagctcgggtcatgatctcacggctcatgagttggagccccgcatcgggctctgtgctgacagctcggagcctggaacctgcttcgggttctgtgtctccctctctctgaccctcccccactcatgctctctctctctctctctctctctctcaaaaataaacatttagggacgcctgggtggctcagtcggttgagcctctgacttcggctcaggtcatgagctcacggttcttgagtttgggccccgcaatgggctctgtgctgacagctcagagcctggagcctgcttccgattctgtgcctccctctctccctgccactcacccactcgcactctgtctctcaaaaatagataaacattaaaaaaattgtttttgaatggTTAAGAtggatggggcccctgggtggttcagtgggtcaagcatctgacttcagttcaagtcatgatctcacagttcgtgagcttgagccactttgagtgagccctgcttctccctctctgtcattCTACCCCTCAtgtgattttctccctctctctgtttctctcgccctcactcacttgtgccctctcagACAGAcagtgccagaaaaaaaaaaaaaaaagtggttaaatGATAAAAAAGGTGGCTAGATGATAAATTGTACAcggtattttaccacaatttttaaatttttttaacgttttatttatttttgagagacagagcgtgagcagggaacgggcagagagagaggaagacacagaatccgaagcaggctccaggctccgagctgtccgcacagagcccggcacgggagtcaaactcacaaacagtgagatcgtgacctgagccgaagtcagatgctcaactaactgaaccactcaggcccCCCagttttaccacaattttttaagaACTTCACGCTTAatgcaattacatttttaatgcgGTTCATACTAGTGAAAGTAATTTCGGAATggcaaagggaacaatcagctGTTACACAGTACAGTTGTGTAAAATtaggattcaaattcaggttAGAGACCTGTTAGGCTGTATCATCTGTTTTCATAGTATCAGCCATTGAACCAGGCACTTTGTACAAAAATTTAGGTGGGGAGAACAAACACGCGTTCGTATTCATTCCAGAGACTGTATTTTAATTGTTTCTGCTACCACACCCCAAAACTTCTAGGTTTGCCtccttaattttctatttcatactAAATCaaacatgttgattttttttaaactttgcagTATAAACATGAGAGAAGGAAGGCATCTTAGTAATATGCTGTAAAAAGTTgcccaacaaactggaaaactgtTTTGagaaaattactctttttttttttttttttttttaattctgagagagacagatgtgagcaggggagaggcagagagacggagagagaattccaagcaggctctgcaccatcagcccagagcccgacgcagggctcagactcatgagccgtgagatcataacctgagctgaaaccaagagtcccggacgcttaaccaagtgagcccaGCGTTTTCGTATCTTTAGATATGAAAAATTCATTGCTAAAGTCATAAAGGTAAACATGGGTGGCATGTAACTGATGATGAAATTAACATGAATTAAATTGACGCTTTAGGCCTTTACTACTTCCTGTGTCTCTTTAACGAAGGGTGTGGTTTAAGGAGGCAAGTATTCAGCAAGTGCTTCCTTCCATCTGCTGACTTGTTGTCTCACCTGCTGACTTAAGATATTTCTTTGCCGGCTACACCTAGGGGCAGTAGGCAAGCTGGTCCTAGGAATAGAACTTTCCTTACCTTGGCTCCGATCTGGTTACCACACTGGCCGATCTGAATGTGTACGATTTCACGCATCCTCGCTTCCCGTCCAAGTGTAAGATCTTCGCAGAACCTTCCGTCTCTGGAGCCGCCCTTCACTGGTGTGACCCCCACACACTCTGGGCACTGCGGTGATGGGACCAGCTGACCCAAGCCCATCCCAGTGTGACTGCTCCAAGGGTGTGTCCAGCCCAGGGACCCAGCCCCCACTCTGCTATCATCCTGGTGAGAGGGGTGTTTCTTCCTCTCCCAACACAGAATATTACCCAGTCACTTCCTAGAGTTTAAGACCAGAGGCTGTCTTTGTGCACAGCGCCTGGTGGTCTAACAGCAGGTGTGGGTCTTGCCATGGTGGACTCGGGGCACCAGCGCTGGCCCCGGGCTCACGCTATGACAAGCTCCCAGCTCCCAGATCGGGGGGTGACCGGACCACCTGTAGGGAGCTTTCCTTGACCAAGCCAGGTGTGTTATTAAAAATCCTTTTGtccaggggctcccgggtggctcagttggtgaagcgtccgacttcggctcaggtcatgatctcgcggctcgtgggttcgagccccgcgtcgggctctgtgctgacagctcagagcctggagcctgcttcggattctgtgtctctgtctctctctgcccctcccctgctcacgctctgtctctctcaaaaaataaaacgttaaaaaaaaaagaaaagaagaaagaaatcctttTGTCTAAGCCCATCACATGACAGATGAGGCCACAACATCCCAGAGCATGAAGTGACTTCACTGTAGCCACAGGACTGGTGAGACATGCCCCTACTTTGCCTTAGGAACTGGCCATGGCTCCCAGGCTCTTCAGCT is a window encoding:
- the TUBB1 gene encoding tubulin beta-1 chain, which encodes MREIVHIQIGQCGNQIGAKFWEVIGKEHGIDAAGGYFGDCALQLERISVYYNEAHGGKYVPRALLVDLEPGTMDSIRSSQLGALFHPDGFIYGNSGAGNNWAKGHYTEGAELAESVLDAVRSASEACDCLQGFQLVHSLGGGTGAGMGTLLLSRIREDFPDRILNAFSVLPSPKVSDTVVEPYNAVLSLRQLARHADACFCIDNEALYDICFRTLKLAAPSYGDLNHLVSLTMSGVTTSLRFPGQLNADLRKLAVNMVPFPRLHFFTPGFAPLTSRDGRQYRALTVAELTQQVFDARNAMAACDPRRGRYLTVACFFRGRMSTKEVDEQMLAVQTRHSACFVDWIPNNVKVAVCDIPPPGLGMAATFVGNSTAVQELFGRVSEHFSAMFRRRAFVHWYTCEGMDVGEFAEAESDIHDLVSEYQQLQDARAVPEEDGDVVGEAEMEPEDGPRAPGGAV